From the genome of Falco biarmicus isolate bFalBia1 chromosome 2, bFalBia1.pri, whole genome shotgun sequence:
AGCCGGGGCACGGACAcccctggcaggagcaggcaccTGGGCTGGGAGCTTCACAGACGGGTGGCTTCACCCCCGGAGTAGCAGCCGGGATAATCacaccctgcagcctggcacagggtgAAGTTCGGAGTTTGCAGCAGGGGTTGGAGCCGTGGCTGGGGCAGTGAGGGGGGCAGCGAAGATGAAACGCAGGAGCATGAAAGGCAGGAGCCATCTCCAGTGTTTGCATATGCACGCTGACTCTGTGCGGGAACAGGCACTCGGTCTTTGGTGGCCTCGGTGGCAAACTGCAGTCGGTATTGTGGGTGCATGCATGTCTTCCTGTGGAGCACATCAATGCATCTGTGTTAATAAGGCAGAGCCTCATTTTTCCACAAAAAGGCTTCTGGCTCattggtgctgctgcctgccagtcCCTCCCCATGGTCTGGGGGGCCCTTGGGATCACCGATCCCCAGCCAACAGCTTGGTGCCAGCTCAGGGCCCTGTCCCAGCGCTCCCTTGCCTGGAGGCAAGTTCCTCATCAGCAGCTCTGGCTTAAAGCCTCTCACCTAGGAAAGGTTTGCTAAGGAGAAGCCTTGGCACTTCAAGCTGAGTTCCAGCCATGAAGCCTCTTAAATTACTCCATCATGTGGGATTTAGAGGGTTTTCCATTTACAAACCCTGCTTTTAAGCATCACAGGCATAAAAAATCCACACaagagcttttctttaaatccGTTGTCAACTCTCTTCCCCTCAGACCATGTCCTCCTCCATCAAAATTGAATCTGTTGTGAAGGAGAAGAACAGGATGGGAGAGTGCCCCGTCTGGGAAGAACGGGAGAGCGCGCTCATCTACGTAGACATTAACTCACAGAAAGTTTGCCGCTGGAGCCCAGTCACCAATGAGGTGCAGAGTGTGTCTGTGGGTAAGGGTCCGTACTCACCACCTCATCCTGGGAGTCTtctctgcctgcccctgcccatcCCTCCCAGTAGGAATCCTGCGGCATGGTGGTCTCCCTTATGTTCCATGGGGCCACATGCCCTGTCCTTCATTGACGTGTTGCTAAGCACAGTGTGGCCTAAgccagctgagcagaggggacCATGCTGAGGTGTGGAGGGCCATGTTGCCCTTGCTGAGCCCCAGTGGGAAGGCATGTTTCCTTTGGGACCTGCAGAGGAAAAGGTGCAGTCCTAATGGCTGTGTCTGCCCAGATGATGGAAGGATCCGGGGACTGTAAAGCCAGCGAGATGTGCTAACGATCTCAGGGGAGAAGGATCTTAGCATCAGCTAAGCCTGTCCTGGGTCAGGGATGTCCCAATCAAACCCAGGTGACCTCGGTGAGGTGGGGAGGGGTAGGGCTGGCTGATGGCCCTGGAGCTGCCCACCATCTCCTGTTCCCTCTTGCCCTCAGATGCCCGTGTCGGCTCAGTGGCACTGCGACAGTGCGGGGGCTATGTCATCGCCCTGGGAACCAGGTTTGCCTTTCTGGACTGGGACACCCAGGTGGTCACCACCATCCTTGAGCTTGAGCAGGATAAGCCCAACAACAGGTTCAATGATGGGAAAGTGGATCCAAAGGGGAGGTTTTTTGCTGGTAAGTTTCTGGCAGAAATTTCCCCAAGAGCAAAGAGGAACTAATTACCGTGTGTTTTATATAGTGCATTTTATTCCATGTTCTCAATTCCTCTGTTGACTTCCCTGCAAAAACCACTGTCGTGAGCATGAGCTATCTTGTAAACCCTCTGCTCAGTTACTGCCCAATGGGGAGGACAAGAGATGCTGGCCGCATCCTCTGACTTATAATGAAGATAGAGGCTGTGGACAAGGGTCATCTGGCGGAAGGCTCCCCTTCTACTTGGAAGATGGTGTTTTTCAAACATCTCCCTCCacagaaagtgaaaagcagGTGAAGGTAGACATGTAGACAGGAAGGTTTTTGGAGGTATAGAGGAGGATACAGCTCCTAGAGTAGATGATGAGCTGCGGGTTGCACTGTTCAGGTACAGCCTCCCCTGATTAGCCCATGGGAAACAGGGATGTGGTGAGAGATCCTTGGCATCCTGAAGGCAAGAGGAACTTTTCCCGCTGGTTGCAACGCAGCCAGGGTGCCCCTGTGCTTTTTGTCATATAAATGATGAGCCAAGCATAGCAATCCAAGCTGGAAGTGGAGAGCGACTGATGGGAATGAAAATGGCTCTGTATTTGTTTTGCCAACCAGCCTTTTCTTACTATTTCAAATTTGCCAAAAGTCAGGAAATTCATTTGACTCATGATTATGCTTGAGGGATAACGTGTCACTGGAGTTAAGGGCAAGAATAAGAGAGAAAAACCTGCTTTGCACACCCATTCCCAGCTGTGCATGGAGGATCAATGCTTTTAACAGGGGTTTTGGCCAAGCATTGTAAAATAAGCTCCTGAGGGCTTCTGAAAGGGGAGACCAACAGAAGCAGTCTGTCATACTTAAAAGAAGGTGTAATGTCCTCCTTGAGTGCTTCCCATCCCATCACTGCAGAGCTCTCTCCAGAGGAGAGAGAATCAGGAAATACCTAACGGGGTTAACACTGAGGCATAAATtccttgagaaaaaaatctcacttctGTGGCATTCTCCACTTGCTTCTGAGATGAGTGTGCTTTACAGCACCTGTATTTTAAGGTAACAGCCCATTTAAATGATGAAAGTAGCCTATGAggagcaacaacaaaaagagcaCATGATGCTTGCCTGCATCTTGGCTTTTGCTGTGAGCAGAACCTCGGCCCCTGGTGCATCGTGGTGCTCCTTTGGGTCTTTGGTGTCTATGACTCAAACAGCAATGCAGAAGCTCATCCTTTCATCAGTCAGCATCACCTCTGCGGGACACAGCTGCTCCTGTTCggctccttttcctccttctcatcAATCTGATAAGACCGGGTTAGTCCCTTTCTCCCTAGGACCTCTTAGTAACACTTAGAGGAGGTTTTTAATCAAGCACGAGGAGCAAGCTTCTACTTTCTAACCAGTGCTCCCATTTCCATTTCAGGTACAATGGCTGAAGAGACGGCACCAGGGGTCCGAGCGAGCCGGCAAGGCGCTCTCTATACCCTTTTCCCTGACCATTCAGTAATAAAACAGTTAGACCAGGTGGACATCTCCAATGGTCTGGACTGGTCCCTGGACCACAGGACCTTCTTTCACATTGACAGCCTGGCATATGCTGTGCATGCCTTCAGCTATGATGTGCACACTGGAAAGATTGGTACACATGCTCTTCTAAATTTGGTGACAAGTTTGATGACTCTTACTCTTTCTGCAGTGAGACCTGGGCATGTAAGATGCAGTGATTTATTTGACAGATCTCATATCTTCTGGTTACAGCTTGTCAGCAGGCTGATTGTGATTTTTCTCAAATATAGTTACACACCAGGTGAACAAAGTTTTGACAATCCTTCATTTACTTTAATCTGGATAAATAATCATATTAGACCCGTTCAAGGAGTTGCAGGGAAGAAGTCATCTGTACTGCAgggtgaaaattaatttataggATGCTATTTATTCTTGAGTGCCATCTACTGGAAAGCTTTGATTGTACTAGCTccataaatacaaatacagaatatgcatgcatgtatatcacagaaatatatttaaagaatgaAGTTATCCTTGTGACTAAGTTTTCCcaattctgaaattaaaattgcCTTCAGATGTTTGGCAAATTTCACTTAAATTCATTTTCTGGACAAACATCTTTTATTGTAtctgcaaaaaggaaaattcaggtGCAAGCGAAATGGGTGCAAACCCATTTCAAAActctatgaaatattttggagcTATATCGATCTGTTATACTCCGTGGAAATTTAAATGGCTGAAGTGCCTTTGTACTCTaatgtcgcgacggagggaagacacagtcactcaatatgagtgatcagcagacttcgtttattgtcccttacagtcaccttttatgccttgttataattagctcatacatattacaaaagttaagctcattattggttagttgcctaaataccaagcccgccgctagtttctcttctgtagttatctgttcccacctgcaacattcttttcccaccaaaatcttcctgttattgtgtaacaagaacagccaaggatagtgtatttttgctttacttcagataagctgagagcgatgtgcatttttgtccagccagctggactatgtctatgtgacccttttcagctagccagttatccacactcTAATTAGCGTGGACTTTGTAATCATGGGTGAATATCATACAGAATAATTATATTCACTCAGATTACAATTgctaagaaaatatatttctataaatTTCAGGATATAAGGCTTCTAAAGAAGATTTAGTccaacttccccccccccccccccccaatacaAAAATGTAACTAGTTTGAACTTCCTAGCCTTGGCTATTTTTGGGTAGTGTAATGGCCAGAAAGCTCTGGGTCAGAGCAAGCAGACCTCTGCCCATGGGCACTGGTCCACGGACTGCGCACGTGTCCACCAAGCCATCTGCACTGCCGCCTAGACTGCCAGCAGTTGGTGTCCAGGCTTAATCAAAACTGGTAGCTTTCTTGGCCATTAAAGAGTAAAGTTCTTGATCTTTAGCTGGCAGAAGTTGCTTATTGCCAGCATTTAAACCCAAGTCATTATGTGTGTGATGCGTTGctcataaaaagaaatccaggctGTAATGATCAATGGAAGTGCAGGAAAAGTCACTGCTCTTGCAGCAGTTGTGGCATGACAAGCAGCTAGTGGGTTAACAGGAAGGACAGGTTCTTTTCCCTTGGTAAAATAACAGGAGCCCTAATTCAGTACAATCCCAAACTGCAATGGCTCTGCTGGGGGCTTGCTTCTGCCAGGCTCAGTTAGACTTTTAACACATCTGCAAAATGTGCACATGATATACATATTCCAGTGcatttttctcacagaaagTGAATTTACCAGTTTGCAAGAGCATGGAATATGTTAGACTGGGATCTGATACAGAACTGGTACCAGCCCATGTAACACCAGCTCTGTAactctccctgcagcctgcccaAAACTTTTGTACCGTCTAGAAAAGGAGGAGCAAATGCCCGACGGGATGTGCATAGATGCAGAAGGGAAGCTCTGGGTGGCCTGTATCGATGGTGGGAGAGTCATTCGCATAGACCCAGAGACAGGTAAGGCCTCCGCCAGCACCTGTGTATTGAGTGTCAGCTACATGCCATGAACGCAAGAGGAAAGGCACCCAGGAGGAATGCCTTGAAGGTGAGATGAGGTGGTGTCATTTATTGCCCAGTTCTGCCCCATGGGTTGTCGAGAGCATCACTGGCCCAGACCCTGATCACATGAAGAGTGAGCCCCGCGCTGCCTCTACACGGGTACCCTGGCTCCTGTGGGCTGCTGATGCACCACACCCTCTTCTTAATAATGCCACTAAAATCCCACAAAAAGCACTGCACATTTATTACAAGAAATACTACAAACTTGcaattaaaggagaaaaaattctCAGTGTTGAAACATTTAACTGGGAAATGCTGTTAGGGAATGACAGCCATCCCAGGCCAGGTGTCTTTGCCTTTCCTGGCTTCTCATACTGTGTTGCTTCATTGTGAGAAAAGGAAGCGATGCCTCACAGATATTGGGGAGAGGCTGAAAACTAGTTAGACATGAGGcagatgaaataatttgatttccCCACAAACTGTCATTTAGCATATGGCCCCTGTCTGTAGGGGAGATGCCTTCTGAGTAAATACCACATCTGTGCCATGTGCACTAGTACTGCATTCATATTTATATGTTTCCTAGAAAATGAACATTAGGAAACAATTGCAcattttttcccaggaaaaagaATCCAAACCGTGAGGCTGCCTACTCCGAGGATCACCTCTTGCTGCTTTGGTGGAAAAGACTACTCAGAAATGTATGTGACTTCTGCATACGATGGACTGGATGAGGCCACCTTAGCCAAGGAACCTCACGCAGGAGAGATCTTCAAGGTGAGCAcgtttcctttctttctgtatgtCAGACCTGCCAAGCCTCATGCTCTGAGAGTGAGGTGCCCTCACTCATCCCACTGGCCTGATGTGCTGGTCCAGATGCGTTCCGTGTCCACtggccaggcacagctgctTTTGCACAGCTGCTCGTGCATTTGGAAGGAAGATTTGAAGAAATTGCTGGTAATAGTGTTGACATGTTGGTTAGCTGAAGTTGATATCCAGTCAGGGGCTGAAGGCAGCCAGTGGATCTGGATCTGCCCTGTATAACATATTCTGTAATACACTGTCAGGACTTGAGTTTTGCTCCTATTTCTTCCTATATTTTCATCAGTTTTGGAAATTTCACTCCCTTAATTCTCAGTTTTTAATTGTGACAAGAAATCTAGATGTTTACAGCACAGGTTgctcctttaaaaattaaattcttaaattCACCCAATTTGCACCCGAATCCCAAAacttgtgggatttttttagtttgttaaAAGTGGTTGCTACATTTTGAGAAACTAATAATCTACATTTTTGTCCAGGGCTCTTGAATCCAAAACTTGTTTATCTCTTCATTTTTCAGTCCATTAGCAAAAAGTACATCAGGAgaataaaatgcagttcttaATGAGCAATTGCCCTCATTCCCTGAAAGCTGACCAcagcaggaaagggaagggTCGTAAATgagtggaaatgaaaaaaaccaaacaaactcaaacaaaaaccaaacaaacccagacTGTAATCAGTTTGGCAATAGGATGAAGACATGttccagcagggctggagatCTAGTCTGGGATCTGGGACCTTATAGTTGAAAGCAGTGTTTGGGGGAGATTTCTCATGGCTGAGAATTGATAGATTTCTCAAGCAGCAGAGTTTAggagctttgttttttttatctctgttcCTCAGTTCTCCAGTTCTAGAAGGGAATTTATATTTTCCAAACTCACATTTGTCTTGCATGGGCAAAGCACATTAAAAGTTACTATGAGTGATTTCATCAATGCAGAGATAGGGACAACATGTAAGGGCTACAAATAATGTGTAAATTATCAAAATTATTGAGTGGTGCTAATAAAGACCTTAGTCTTAAAGAGTTCTAAAGAACTCCATGTAATGACTCATTTTGGTCTCCTCTTGAAGCCGGAGACCTTCCATGTAGCGGTAGGTTGCTATGGTTTTTGTTGTACAACATTTGAGTGTTTTCATTGTACTCAATTGgagatgtttcctttttttatttttgtaatttttaaacagataaCAGGCCTGGGTGTGAAAGGGATCCCACAGAATTTCTATGCTGCTTGAACATTGACACTAAataacaaagaagaaatgcttGCATCTTGTAGTAGCTCTGACAAGCAGAAGTCCAATGAACTACAGAATTTATCTGTGAGGATTTCTAAACTGAAAGCATGCTTGTTTGGAATTGAAGATATTCTTTCTTCCGTGGGCCTGTGGCTTGACGCAATAGGTTAGAGAGGTAAAGTTAATCTGTGTTACACCTTGATAGCTTTTGTGACTTTCCATAAACCTACATAAGCCTGAGCTTAGTTTTGTTGAACTTTCTGATGACCAGCTCTGGATTTTCAAGGTTGTGTGTTCCCAAAGAAGAACCTGACTCCTGGTTTGTCTTTTCATGTTACAGTGATTTACCAGCAATGACATGGcagattttaataaatattgtaaGAGTGATGGCTTGAACTGGACTACTCCTCTGCTGTGGGACTCCCCCTGAGGTGTTTTCTTGGTGATCAGACCTATTTGTAGTATCCAGactctattttttttacatccttGCTAGCCTGTTTCCATTTGCCTTGTCATAAATTCTTCCATCTTGTCTTTAGAACATGGTTTatgctgctgaaaataaattatgcaatCACACCTAAAATATGCTTacggtttgtttttttccctgcattcAGATATTACCATGAAAATGCTGAGTGACCACACACAGTCCGAGTACAAACAGGCTGTGAGCTGCCAGGATGGCCTGATACCAAAAATGGATGCTCCCTAGAGTTGTCCTGTCCGGGGTCATATTTGCACCTATACACATGGACTTCCCTTTGCTTTACATATTTTCTTACTGCATGCATGGTTTCTTATTCCTCTTCTTATAaagctcttcctctgctgtttcaagtattttcctcctttttcccttcagattttctttttcttctcttccccctgAGCTTCTCTTTCTACTTAATCTCACTTTTTGCCAGCTTTCTGCTGTCTCTTTGTGGTCCATATTGATCAGTATTAAGTTGGAAATCCTTGTCCCTGTCTTTAATGCTGTATATATCTGCCCAGGTTTCTCGCTGCATTACCCTCACCTGCTCTTTCTTCCCTGGGAATGAAAATCTGGCCTATCAATGTTTCTCCCTTTGCCCAAACTGTACAGGGCTTTCTCCCACACCAGTGACTACATCAAAGCTTTTGAATTTGGGGGTTTCCTGAAGGCCTCTGCATACCTGCAGTGAGCCAGGTCCTGGCCAAAATCTGGCCAGCCTGAGTGGATGAGCAATGGAAGTGGAGAAGTTGCTCACCTCTTCTCATTGCTTCTACTGGATGGTCTGCAGATAGAGCAGAAATAGCACCTTGCATCTAAGTAAATGAAATGCACTTTGGAAAATGCTGGCAGATGAGTCTGTGAAAAACTTAAAGAGTGCAGTGGAGGGGGTCTCTCAGTTTTTCCTTGGCTTTGTGCAAACCTGGGCCCTGACAAAGCTATTTTGTCTCCTACATCTCCGTGACCTTCAGTTCATTTCTCCATGAGCAGGAGCTGATTATACCTTGgtgctgcagaaagcacaaTGTCGAGGTGTGTTTTTAGAGGCTATTTAAATAATGACCCAACACTATGTTGGATTCACTGAACCTCTGTGATCCTTTCATTATTTAAGAATGCTTGAGACCTGTAGATATCCAGTGAAATCTAGCCTTTGCATTGAATTTGCTATCTTTTCACTGCCTGGGAAGACAGCACATAATACATATTCAGATCCTTAACGCTGACACTTTGTGATGTTACAAAGAAGTCAATAATACTCATCATTTACCAGACTTAGGTTTCAGTGTCTTTCTCTGAGGTATTTG
Proteins encoded in this window:
- the LOC130144585 gene encoding regucalcin-like; the protein is MFLIVAENSSRTHWTSAGKGIPTQVLQYFPQQTMSSSIKIESVVKEKNRMGECPVWEERESALIYVDINSQKVCRWSPVTNEVQSVSVDARVGSVALRQCGGYVIALGTRFAFLDWDTQVVTTILELEQDKPNNRFNDGKVDPKGRFFAGTMAEETAPGVRASRQGALYTLFPDHSVIKQLDQVDISNGLDWSLDHRTFFHIDSLAYAVHAFSYDVHTGKIACPKLLYRLEKEEQMPDGMCIDAEGKLWVACIDGGRVIRIDPETGKRIQTVRLPTPRITSCCFGGKDYSEMYVTSAYDGLDEATLAKEPHAGEIFKITGLGVKGIPQNFYAA